The genomic DNA tgAGATAatcaaagttttaatttcactAAGCTTTTCATGTAACATGAAAAGAGTCTGTTCACTGTTATTTTCTCAGGAACAACTGACATCACTTTTAATATTGATGCATAAAGTGCTTTCACTTTTAGGTCTcctctgtttcattttcagaatgAGCCGTCTGGAaatcatagaaaaaaaaggagccaACTGACTGTACGTTAGTCAACCTACAAGgaaaaaaccaaactgttttgttttggtgagatggaatataaagaaaaaaatatactcCCTCAAAGAATTTGTAAAGTCTATTGTTACACAAGACCTTGAATTTGGGCAGAAATGTAACATCAAGTCAAAATCTATAATAACTAAGTTTTAAACTATTCATACCTCTGGGCTGAGTAGTTTATTGcagtatttaaattttctcaACATGTTTGTTCTGCCTGGAAGCAATATTGTAGGACATTCGAGATTTCCAACCATACTCCCAAATTAAATGACCTATTCCAAAACTGatacttctttttctttgatttgttattatttttgaagatgTCTTTAAAAATGCCTTTGTCATTTGCCATTGgaaataacttttcaaatgaatacaaataattttaaatcttttaagttttttaattgtttttgtgagAACTTGAAGACCACAAAAATAGTTGTGGTCTTGTCACAAtgtttattataatataataataaacaatagaTTATTTaagattagtttttatttctgaaaaaaaaaaagatatctctaagcatttctgaaataaacaacttgagcaacaaaaataacttcaataaaTTAGGTGTGAAATTTCCATGGACTACGTAATGAGATATAGGAGTATAATTAATATATACTCAGATAcatgttattgtgtttttttaatgtgacagactCAGTTGCCCTGAAGGTGAATCCTAACTAAATTTCATTCATTGTTCCCTTGCAGTGTTCCTCCGCTGGGCAAACGCATGCGCAGAAGACGAGTGGTTCATGTTGCAGAATGGGCAATGTTTGGCAGCAGTATTTGTCTGggattgtttttctgacatttttacacGGTCtaaaaattaatctgaaaattgtaAGGATAGAATATTATACTTGGAGAGAACGAAACCTAAAGATACAAATCACAAATAATTGTCTTTGTCACGTGATCAAGCCTGACCAATGGGAGCGAGCCAAGTCCAACGGAAAAGTACGTTCATTGTTTGGATGTTTTGCCAATTTTACCttttaaatctgataaaaatacGATCAACACGCCGCGGGATATGGATGTAGCTTTGATGCTCTGGGAGAACAGACGGAGTTTGGATGCGTTTCATAGTGGTTTTGATGAATTGCCACGTGTACAGGTTTGATGAAGTGTGCAGATCGGAATTGTTTCATCACATGACTCCCCTCCCCCACCCAGCCCGGGGAACTGGGGATGAAGGCGGACATGTTTGAGGGGAAATGTGCTGGTTAAAAAGTATCCAAGTGGAAGACAAAGAAGATTATTGGAAGAAGGTTTCGCTCTTTTTTGGGGATTTATCAGTCCacatctgtttttgtctttatccaGAGACTTTAAATagactttttgaattttttttcgtATATATAACTGTCACTTCAGGGAGTacttagttttatttgtaaccCTGACAAAGTAACAATAGTAATGTGTATTACTGCATGATCTGTAAGAGGTCTTTCTATCGGTTTTTTGAGTGACATTGTAGGGACTCTGTAACCTTGGTATGGGGGATGGGCGCGAATGGTTAGGTAACGTCCTGTGTTCcttgaattagtttttatttaatgagtcTTACAAGATAAAAATTGATCTTTTCAGCGGTAATAACCtggttttctttgttcaaaattacttttctgtcCTGCTTTTACCAGCCTTAGTATGGCTGGGCACAGTAAACTTGTGTTTAGATTGTGAGTTTTCTATTACTACCGATACATTAACACGTATTTAATAGATGCAATGTATTCGTTTTGGttagttgtttttggtttgggCTGGGCTCAGTTTGAAAAATTGCTGTGTCATTCTGTGGGTTGTTGTTGCTATGACCTTGTCAGGgtggtattttatttcaatttgataatttgagttgttttaccCGAGGGATAGGCTATATGGTAACTAGTTGTATCTGAATTTAAGAGCTAATTTGTCTTTGGTACTTTACTACTTCTGATCTATGTAACCCACATGGAGGCCTTGTTTGATGGCATTTCTCAATAAGCTTCTCTGATGCGTTCccttttaatgaaaacaaactaatcTCGTGTTTATAACACTGGGCAGatgttttatgtattctttTTCATAGCAAAGCGTCTATCTAGTTAGAATCATTATAACATACTTTGTGTTTCACTGCTCAAAGATGGCGCCCGCCTACATGTTCTAGAAGAAACTGATGATTTCACGAGAGAGGGGCTCTCTTCGGGTGGTACTCGTGACTGCTTCGGCGAACCAATAGGAGTGTTAGTCTTCAGACTGCAAGCCCGCGTTACGGCCGTTTTAACCAATCCTCTTCGTCGTTGTGAACACGTTGACGTAATACAATATGTTACAGAACAGCGAGGCCCTGTTGCTCTCGTTTTCCGTGAAAGATTGCGTTTGTGAGCCAGTCATAGACGACGCATCGGAAGGACAGGGCGGGATGGACCAATGGTGCTGGGTAATATCCTTGAACGACAGGGGAAACATGCGAATAGGTTGGTCCTAAACGTTGCTTGCGGATCTCCGACAACCTGTGGGTGTGGTTATTTTGAAAGACATCGTGAGTAGCGAATAAGGAGTCGGTGGGCGGAGAAACACAGAGGCGGTTTATCCAATGAGGTGAATGGTTGGTCTATAAAAGCCCGGGTGTAGCCCATATCGTCGCCATTTCAACGAAGCGGTTCGTAGGGATTTCGTCGTGGCGGGCAGCGAAGAAAACTGACGAGCCGAGACGGATCCTGCTTTTGAGTGTTTCCCAAAACAGAATCCGGATCCATCCTGATGGATATGGCTGTTAACCCGCCCCTTGACAGGTATCTATCGGTAGAACTGACTCTCGCCTTACCATGAAAAGgattattttaacagattttcccccattttttatttatttttactggctCCCCGTGTGTATTGTTAAACGCTCAGGGGTGTGAGATGGACACTGGACAAAGCACCGGAATGAGTTAATTGATACCTTGAAACAAttatgtataaatattaaaaatatactgGAATATATACAACTTCGCCGGCGCCATCTTCGGGTCTTCGCGGCCGTTGGCTGCTCTCTCCCGCATCTCAGCAGttggtgttagcatagctagcaTTAGCAGCTTCACGGACCAAACTCGTGTTTTATTTAGACGTGCTCGGTCAGATATGGTTATAATAGAAGAGCGAAATGTGTAACCGAATGTAGAGATGTTCGATGGCAAGACCTATgcagagtgttttgttttgttttttgtttatatttaaaaaacatttgttagaCGTATCATATAAATATAGGCTGGTTATTCCGTGGTTAAACAGAGTTTCACTGTATATGCCATAATTGAAGCGCTGCTACATCCGAACAATCTGTAGGGCTTTGCCGGCTTGTTGTGGTAGCCATGTGGTCAGATTGTTGTGATGGACAGTGCCGAGGTGTGCGGTGTGACCTAAAATATGCCAACTATGTAACTTATTCAAACTATTACTACAACAGACAATTTAGATTGTTCATAGGAATGATCAAAATAAGTCCTGGGTCTGTCCTGGGgtggtttgtgtttctgtccgTTGCCAGGTTACAGAGCTCAGTGTCACTCAGATCACCAAGTGGCGCCACATTTAGTTTACTTAAACTGTCTCTTTCTGTaatggtttcatttttgtttttagttactttttaactgttttaaacagcaaattttaaatacatttttcaaataaatttttttagtaaTGTTGCGCTTGTGTAAATGATTCATcaatttgccttttttaaataaagtacacTAACTGTCAAATGAGTTTCCAGATgtttatttgagatttttataATACTCCAAATGGATAACGGTATGTTTTTGGTGACcccctcttttttattttttattttcataaagttAACTCTCAGTGACGAGCTGAAATTAAATGTCCTGATGTATCTTACGTCCTTATTTTGCTTGGGGTGTAAACGAACTCCTTGTGAAGAAAAAGTTGATTAGTGTCTTCAATAAGGTTATACCCTGTCCACGTACGAGTCAGGTCAAATGTTATCCAGAAGATCACCCCTGATTTGATGGAGTGTTGACTGCACAAGAGGCCACTTGCATTCAGGAGTAAAATGCAAAGCAGTGTGACGCCGGTTACCTTCATCAGAAAAGACAGAATGACATCTGAAAATATGGTTCATTCAAAACGATCAAGATTGAGATTAAAACAGGCAAAGTTTATGACTTCATTAATCTTTTCTTGCCTCTATTTTGACAGTTGACTCTTAGGAGAGATCGGctttaattttcaattttaatctGTTAAATATATCAAATGATACTGCAAATGAGGTCAATTTTCCTTGCATTTTGTgaggatgttttctgttttaggtcagtcagTCAGAAACCAAGCTCAGGATGACgctgcacatttttctttttttagaagtGTCTGTTCTGGAAAAGAAGCATTACTAAACAGGAcgataaaataaattcatgaaaCATTGGAAGTCTATTGTTGGCATGTATTGCTGTGAAATCTTATTGTGGAACACCAACTGCTGCAGAATGGTAAATAACCCCGCCCACCCTCttctgaggttttattttttcccccaaacagAAATGAGTGGGTGGAGTTAGTCTGTTATTGACAGGGAAGTGGGTGCAGACGAGGAAGTGGTAGTCATGACTTCTCATGGTGCCGGTTGGCTGATTTAACGCTTGTATGATACCTGTCAGAATGATGGATGGCTTCTTTATGACAGGAGTCTCGGTGTTCTGTAAAGTCGGAGTAACCAGAACTTTAACATAATAGCATGAAGTATAATACTATAAAGGAAAATACTTCTAATGttgatcaattaaaaaaatgtggtttaatgTCTAAACATTGCAGAATTTGACTTAAAGTTGGTTTtaagtttctatttttacttctcgtttctattttttcttaatttcatcCTCTATAGAGCTCACCGGCTCTTGCTTCCTCTTTACAGCACTCATTCTGGGGTTGACCCTGGTTTTACTGCAGTGACAATGGATCAGAGCACTGGTACAGCTGGAAAACGCATCCGGAAGCCCTCACAGCTCTATGAAGGCTTTGAGAGTCCTGGGATGCCCCCCATCAGTCAACTGACCCCTTTGGGACCCCCCCAGCCCACAGTGAAAGACCCCAGCAGGCAGGGCAGGATGACGAACCAACTCCAGTTCCTGCAGAAAGTCGTCCTTAAGTCCCTGTGGAGGCATCACTTCGCCTGGCCTTTTCATGAACCGGTGGATGCAGTGAAGCTCGGCCTGCCTGTAAGTACAACTGGGACCCTTATTTACACTCAGTGTAGTTTAACTAATTACTCTAAGAGTAGTTTCACTGgtgtagaaatatttatatatgatTTGAAAGGTGACAGGTTTGATTAAAAGCATGTCTTTCATTCCTAGGATTATCATAAGATCATAAAGAATCCGATGGACATGGGCAGCATCAAGAAGAGATTGGAGAACAATTACTACCGCAGTGCCAGTGAGTGCATGCAGGACTTCAACACCATGTTTACAAACTGCTACATTTACAACaaggtaagaaaaaataagactAATGCAGATAAATCCTCACTATGTACCCATTTTCTCTATTATGAATGTTTCAAACAGTGTCAACTGGCATTGTATAGTTTTTATGGATCagtgaagtatttttaattgaattaagtattgtttccatcttttttcCAGCCAGCAGACGACATTGTGCTGATGGCTCAGTCTCTGGAGAAAGCCTTCCTGCAGAAAGTGGCTCAGATGCCCCAAGAGGAGATCGAACTGGCCCCTCCACCTCCACGCAGCAAATCTGCAAAACTATCCAAAAAAGCCAGAAACAATCCAGGTGAAGATGGAAAcggcattttaaaacattcaggcTTCATGAATCTGAGGATCTGGATGAAGTTTAATAACTTCTtgtgtcttccagttccaggaGGAGTGACAACAGCCCATCAAGTTCCAGCCGTCTCCCAGTCTGCGTATTCTCCTCCCACTCCAGAAACGCCTGACTCCATCCTGTCCACCCCCCCTCAGACTATTTTATCCAAGAGCATCACCTTCCCCTCTGAGCACAGCATCCCCTCCATCACCAGCATGCCCCCCACACAGCCCACTGCAAAGGTAACGCCAGCTGCATctttagctgcgtttccatcacagatgtgtgcaaatctttgtctatattattctgctaatgtttaAATAACACAATTTTGTAAATGCGGTGTTtccgttaaataagaaataaaattaaaatcacacataaataaGCTTGTTGACACGATAAGTCATAAAAGTCATGACAGGAGATATAAGAGTTTTATTCAGGTGTTAGCGCGATGGCAGCGCTACGTTTGCACCATTTTGCAGAAATCATAGTTGCTGATTTCACAGACAGATTCATCTAGTTTGAAGATGCACGTTTTACGAACTGTGAaactgtgagagctctggtggaggcTGCTGCACACTGTCCAAGAAAGACAAACCGTCATcttcctactacttcctgtcgtatTCTATGTCCTGTTTTGCCAGCGGTGACATCCAGCTGTTGCTCATGTGACTCCTGTGACCTCATCAAGTGTTTTGATGAGGTTGAAAAATATCACCTCGTTCTAGTGCAAATAGTTTTTTCAAAGTTggtttgtttccattaagcaaatttatttccttcatttcaatttgtgcattttgtggttaatggaaacacagctactgtgTGTTTACATCACAAAGCTCAGGGGCGGAGCTCTGACCCAAACTGTCGCCTCTCCGCTACAGAAAAAAGGTGTGAAGAGGAAAGCGGACACGACCACTCCGACCACGATGGCCATGCCCATCATGAGCACCATGGGCGTCAGCGGGATCGGCCTGGGGATGGGCGGCGGCCTGGACTCGCCGCTGACCCTCACCTCTCTGGGCATGGAGCACAGCGGCGGACTGGGCATGACCTCAGGGCTGGGTCTGGGCCAGGGCATGGTGATGAGCATGGACATGGCTCATGGAGGAATGATGATGGGGAACAAAGGAACAGCGGCGAGCAGGAGAGGCGTGAGCGGCCGGCCCATCAAGCCTCCCAAGAAGGACTTACCGGATTCCATCCTGCCGACGCCGGTGCGCCGCAGCAAGCTGACGCCGCAGCTGCGCTACTGCAGCAACGTCCTGAAGGAGCTGCTGTCCAAGAAGCACGCTGCGTACGCCTGGCCGTTCTACAAGCCTGTCGACGCCATGTCGCTGGGTCTCCATGACTACCACGACATCATCAAGCAGCCCATGGACCTGAGCACCATCAAGGTACGGCGGTTCATCCTGTGGGCGACTGGTTttatcagacaggaagtggatctgaacctgtttgtttctgcagaggaaGATGGACAGCAGGGAGTACAGAGACGCCCAGATGTTCTCCGCCGACGTCAGACTCATGTTCTCCAACTGCTACAAGTACAACCCTCCAGATCACGACGTGGTCGCCATGGCCAGAAAACTCCAGGTGACAACACTCAGTCTGTTTGCATTAGATATGGATAAAACTAAGTTTATGATATTTTGCAGCAGTAAAGAAAGTGCTGATGCACAATTACACattgaaaacagaagaaattatgTCTTGCAAATCTGATATTAATCACATAGGAgttaaaataaccaaaactaTTACTGTCTTAAATGAGGTAAATGAATTACTGAACAGAAAGGTCTTCtatgttttatgaaaatcaCTGATTGTTCTACATCTGACATATTGTAGGGACAATGGCTGTAAAACGCATCGATTGATTTTTCTTCTACAGAAGAGGTTAGTCATTAGCAGAAGTTGAACCAGAGATCACAAAAACCAATATTTATACAGTGAAGattattaaaaactataaatttatttagtacaatattttacagtttatgtACAAAGTGCATATTTTCGTTACCAAGttatatacaaaacaaatttgtaaagagagaaataaataaaaaaatagtttcagaACAGTGATGATATAAagatgcatttaaattaaaggtCAATTTATGAACCAAATGATCtaaatttcttcatttaaaaaaaatttgaaaatcattataatgaaataataaagcattaaataatcagattttttttaaatgcgtGTGTATTAGAAATATGTCTGAGATGATTAGCTAGTTTTCCCTTTATGCTGATAGGAGGCAGATAATGAGTTTATACTGCTACTTTTCAtatctgattgttttgttgttgttacataaacttcatatttattgagtaaataaaatgaaacatctgcttttgtttgtaggtagatttgttttgaaaatgcatAATTTCCCTCTAACATAACTGAGctgaaaaatctgtttcttattATATCGACTGACTGACCGTTTTCTTCCCGTCTTTTAGGATGTGTTTGAGTTCTGCTTCGCTAAGATGCCCGACGAGCCTCCAGCACCTCCCAcatcctcgtcttcctcctcttcctcctcgtcttcctcatcTGAGAGCGAGTTCAGCAGCGACAGCGAGGAGAGCGACAGCAGCCTGAGCTCCGACTCCGAGGAGGAGCGGGCCAACCGGCTGGCTGAGCTGCAGGAGCAggttggttctggtccagaagGTTCTGCACCGTTTATACAACCATAACAAAACCTATAAAGGAGATGGATGGGGTTGTTAccatacaaattaaaatctgttccTGGCCCTGATGttgaattgttttgtgttttccagctgaAGGCTGTACATGAGCAGCTCACCGCTCTCTCTCAGGGTCCCATCGTCAAacccaagaagaagaaggaaaagaaggacaagaaaaagaagaagaaagtagaaaaacatCGGAGGATGGATGAGGAGATCGTCTCTGTGAAACCGCCCAAAACCCCAAAAGTGTCCAAGACGAAGACGACAAAGAGCAACAAAGGCATCAGCTGTCCTGTCATACCAGCGAAGAAGACACagagcaagaaaaacaacaagagcaAGTGAGTACTGCCACCTGGTGGACAGAGTTTAAACTGAATGCTGTATTGTTACAAACCTCCATCTGACTTTCTGCTCCATCAGATCCAAAAAGCCCAACATGATGTTCAGCGTGTCCCAGCCGATGCACGACCCTCTGGTCAGCCATTTTGACTCTGATGAGGAGGAGGACACGGTTCCCATGTCGTACGACGAGAAGCGGCAGCTGAGCCTGGACATCAACAAGCTGCCGGGCGAGAAGCTGGGCCGCGTCGTCTACATCATCCAGTCCAGAGAGCCGTCGCTGAGGGACACCAACCCCGAGGAGATCGAGATCGACTTCGAGACGCTGAAGCCGTCGACGCTCAGAGAGCTGGAGCGATACGTCATGACGTGTCTGAGGAAGAAACCTCGCAAGCCGTACGGTGAGAAGACATTTTGATCTGGCTGCCAATTCTAAGCACTTGAATTTGTCAGaacacatttaaagacaaaacgtTTTCAATcgtaaatgtaaaatgtgttgggtttttttgtgcagttaatgactgaatatgtttgttcagcaaaaggtctttttttttagagtttgtGTACTCCAGcaaacgattaattgattactaaattagttgatcgATGGTTTCAGCCCTaatgtttctaatatttctGGTCTTTGTGCAGCGAGTAAAAAGAACAGCGCTGGAAAGACGCGGGAGGAGCTGGCGATGGAGAAGCAGGTGGAGCTGGAGAGACGACTGATGGACGTCAGCGGTCAGCTCAACTCCGGGAAGAAACCGTCAAAGACCAAAAGtaagttaaactttatttatcgTTTTGTGTCTTTGGAGATgacagaaaaaattaataacaatTTTGGAACTATGGCTGGGCATTTATAGTGAGATATTttatgagttttgttttattgttgtcttgATAAATTTCACTTATtgactgtaaataaaacagataagaaatattctttttgcttctgtttgataaatgtgattaaatgaaGTTGAATGacataaatcaaactttttttaaagtaaattacgTTTTGAAGCTTATTTGGAATGAGATTGTTTTTCAAGATCGATATCTGTttctgttgctatggttactgTGCCAGGCAGTCATAGCAACAGCATTTCCTGAAAAAAAcgcaatatatattttttatcattttcatcttattttgtcattatcacaataataccacaaaatattgtgataaaattgaGTCCATGTTGCTCACCTTTACTTGGAACAgatcatttctttcttctttgttaatctttgatatttttttctccagatgaTAAACCTGCGTCAGACGTTCACGCTCAGCCGTCTCGCCTCAGcgccagcagctcctcctcggattcctcttcatcctcctcctcttcctcatcctccgACACAAGTGAATCGGATTCCGGTTGAATCCGAGTCGCTCAGATCGTTTCCAAACAAAAAGGGTCCGGCGGCGGCGCCCTGGTGTCCTCCTCCCCTCCGAGCGGACTGAGATGTAACGGAGGACGGGTCGAGGCCGGCCCACCGGGTCCGGACAGAGATGGGCTGTCCCTGCGCTCGGCTCCGTCCGGCAGCCCTGAACACTTCCCGGCAGATGAATGTGAGCGGAGGAGAGCGACTGGAGCGTCCTGCTGGCTCCGGGCGGAGCGACAGGAAGCTCCATCTCCTGCTGATAAAGATTGATGCATACGATGGAGGGATTAGGGTGCTACAGCCAGAATATCTGAgttttctggattatttttccCTTCTTACCATGCTCCATGTCTTTATGCTGTATAGAAAACATGTACAGATgtataaatatctatttttcttttataaagaaGCCTTTTATGGAGCTTATTTATTCCCTCATTCTGGGAAAAGATTAAACTGGCGTGATCAgagctgtttagtttttacttttttttttttttttttttgagtgacAAGAGGGGAGTTAAGTTTTTGTATGACTgtatgatgtgtgtgtgtgtgtgtgtgtgtgtgag from Gambusia affinis linkage group LG14, SWU_Gaff_1.0, whole genome shotgun sequence includes the following:
- the LOC122843196 gene encoding bromodomain-containing protein 2-like isoform X1, which produces MDMAVNPPLDRAHRLLLPLYSTHSGVDPGFTAVTMDQSTGTAGKRIRKPSQLYEGFESPGMPPISQLTPLGPPQPTVKDPSRQGRMTNQLQFLQKVVLKSLWRHHFAWPFHEPVDAVKLGLPDYHKIIKNPMDMGSIKKRLENNYYRSASECMQDFNTMFTNCYIYNKPADDIVLMAQSLEKAFLQKVAQMPQEEIELAPPPPRSKSAKLSKKARNNPVPGGVTTAHQVPAVSQSAYSPPTPETPDSILSTPPQTILSKSITFPSEHSIPSITSMPPTQPTAKKKGVKRKADTTTPTTMAMPIMSTMGVSGIGLGMGGGLDSPLTLTSLGMEHSGGLGMTSGLGLGQGMVMSMDMAHGGMMMGNKGTAASRRGVSGRPIKPPKKDLPDSILPTPVRRSKLTPQLRYCSNVLKELLSKKHAAYAWPFYKPVDAMSLGLHDYHDIIKQPMDLSTIKRKMDSREYRDAQMFSADVRLMFSNCYKYNPPDHDVVAMARKLQDVFEFCFAKMPDEPPAPPTSSSSSSSSSSSSSESEFSSDSEESDSSLSSDSEEERANRLAELQEQLKAVHEQLTALSQGPIVKPKKKKEKKDKKKKKKVEKHRRMDEEIVSVKPPKTPKVSKTKTTKSNKGISCPVIPAKKTQSKKNNKSKSKKPNMMFSVSQPMHDPLVSHFDSDEEEDTVPMSYDEKRQLSLDINKLPGEKLGRVVYIIQSREPSLRDTNPEEIEIDFETLKPSTLRELERYVMTCLRKKPRKPYASKKNSAGKTREELAMEKQVELERRLMDVSGQLNSGKKPSKTKNDKPASDVHAQPSRLSASSSSSDSSSSSSSSSSSDTSESDSG
- the LOC122843196 gene encoding bromodomain-containing protein 2-like isoform X2; the encoded protein is MDMAVNPPLDSTHSGVDPGFTAVTMDQSTGTAGKRIRKPSQLYEGFESPGMPPISQLTPLGPPQPTVKDPSRQGRMTNQLQFLQKVVLKSLWRHHFAWPFHEPVDAVKLGLPDYHKIIKNPMDMGSIKKRLENNYYRSASECMQDFNTMFTNCYIYNKPADDIVLMAQSLEKAFLQKVAQMPQEEIELAPPPPRSKSAKLSKKARNNPVPGGVTTAHQVPAVSQSAYSPPTPETPDSILSTPPQTILSKSITFPSEHSIPSITSMPPTQPTAKKKGVKRKADTTTPTTMAMPIMSTMGVSGIGLGMGGGLDSPLTLTSLGMEHSGGLGMTSGLGLGQGMVMSMDMAHGGMMMGNKGTAASRRGVSGRPIKPPKKDLPDSILPTPVRRSKLTPQLRYCSNVLKELLSKKHAAYAWPFYKPVDAMSLGLHDYHDIIKQPMDLSTIKRKMDSREYRDAQMFSADVRLMFSNCYKYNPPDHDVVAMARKLQDVFEFCFAKMPDEPPAPPTSSSSSSSSSSSSSESEFSSDSEESDSSLSSDSEEERANRLAELQEQLKAVHEQLTALSQGPIVKPKKKKEKKDKKKKKKVEKHRRMDEEIVSVKPPKTPKVSKTKTTKSNKGISCPVIPAKKTQSKKNNKSKSKKPNMMFSVSQPMHDPLVSHFDSDEEEDTVPMSYDEKRQLSLDINKLPGEKLGRVVYIIQSREPSLRDTNPEEIEIDFETLKPSTLRELERYVMTCLRKKPRKPYASKKNSAGKTREELAMEKQVELERRLMDVSGQLNSGKKPSKTKNDKPASDVHAQPSRLSASSSSSDSSSSSSSSSSSDTSESDSG